In the genome of Methanococcus voltae, the window AGTTAAAAATATACAATATCGGCAAAATGGCCGCTACATTTAACACATTTGGAACAGTTGGCGACAATGTTAAAGGTTTAAGAATAATATTAGACGCTAACAAAATGCAAGACTACCCTAAATTATACAACTGGTACATGAACATTGAAAAAGTTCCACATACTGACGCTATTTTCGATTTAATTAAAGCAGGAGATTCCGTTTATTCATGGGAGTATGTAGATGTTGAAGTACCTCCAAAAAATAAAAAGGACGTAAAACTCTGTGAAGTATGTAAAGAATCGTTCATTAGCTATAATGGTAGTCCAATTTGTGAAACATGCGCTAAAAAGAAAAACTAACTAATTAATTAACAGTTGTTTAATCAATAAATTATAATTAACAATTAATCGATAATTAATCGATAAATAATTGATTAATTTGAATAATTACCATAAATAAGGAATCGATAACCCTAATATTAATCATATATAATGATATCTAAAATTCAATTTAGATGGTGGTACAATGACCAAAATGATTATTAAAGGAGGTCATGTTTACGACCCACTTAATGGTGTGGACGGAGAGGTAATGGACATCTACATCAAAGATGGCAAGATTGTCGAAAGCCTTTCGAGTGACGAAATAAAGGAAGCAAAAGTATTAGACGCAAAAAATAAGGTTGTAATGGCTGGTGGTGTTGATGCACACACTCACATTGCAGGACCTAAAGTAACCGTTGGTAGGGTAATGTTCCCAGAAGACCATTACAAGTGCGTAAGACCTAAAACACACAATACACACTGTGGAACTGGTGAAATCGTACCTTCAACCTACATGCAAGGTTACAAATACGCAACTATGGGTTACACAACTACCTTTGAGGCAGCTGTTCCGCCTATGATTGCAAGACACACACACGAAGAATTAAAAGCACTCCCTATTCTCGATAAAGCTGGTTACTTACTTTTAGGTAACAACTGGTTTGTTATGAAGTACTTAAGAGAAGGAGACATCGAAAAAGCTGCATCATACGTTGCTTGGGCTTTAGATGCTACAAAAACTTACGGTATTAAGTGTGTTAACCCAGCAGGTGTTGAAAACTGGGCTTGGGGTAAAAACGTAAACTCTTTAGATGAGAAAAACATCCACTTTGACGTTTCTGCAAGACAAATTGTTGACGGATTGGCTCAAATTAACGAAATGTTAGGTCTTCCAATGTCAATTCACTTGCACGCTAACAACCTCGGTCACCCTGGAAACTGGGAAATTACCAAGGAAACAATGGATGTAACCAAAAACATCAAAGTTAACGTAAAAGACAACATCTACAACGAAGTTAAAACAAAATTCGATAGTAGGAGAAAACAATCTGTTTATATGACACACGTTCAGTTCCACTCATTCGGTGGTACAAGCTGGAAAGACTTTGAATCAAAAGCAGATGATGTTTCAAAACACGTAAACAAATCAGACCACGTTGTTATTGACAGTGGTTGCGTTCCATTCGGTAAAGCTATTTGTATGACTGGAGACGGTCCAGGTTTATAC includes:
- a CDS encoding formylmethanofuran dehydrogenase subunit A, yielding MTKMIIKGGHVYDPLNGVDGEVMDIYIKDGKIVESLSSDEIKEAKVLDAKNKVVMAGGVDAHTHIAGPKVTVGRVMFPEDHYKCVRPKTHNTHCGTGEIVPSTYMQGYKYATMGYTTTFEAAVPPMIARHTHEELKALPILDKAGYLLLGNNWFVMKYLREGDIEKAASYVAWALDATKTYGIKCVNPAGVENWAWGKNVNSLDEKNIHFDVSARQIVDGLAQINEMLGLPMSIHLHANNLGHPGNWEITKETMDVTKNIKVNVKDNIYNEVKTKFDSRRKQSVYMTHVQFHSFGGTSWKDFESKADDVSKHVNKSDHVVIDSGCVPFGKAICMTGDGPGLYDIATMNGQKWTNCDVELECGSGIVPFTYSIKNKVHSVQWAIGLELLLLVDPAKAILTTDNPNAGPFTKYPKIMKWLLSNKARQDTMNECHKWASERSTLASIDKELSLYELAQITRSTPAIAIGMGYRKGHLGAGADADITIYDITPDYNSNDYEMLEKVFTTTAYTIKDGQIVSKGNEIVETPSGRSFFANVQMKEEIQKPVMDDVKDFFKYYTVGFNNYSTPDEYLTRPTPMDIDLK
- a CDS encoding FmdE family protein encodes the protein MNKNAKAVKIEDLPEMKVVLENIADDEYIEQIKKVFDFHGHISTGAFIGLQMYRIAKREMNLEDGETVYVMCECKNCMPDPFQILAGATIGNNKLKIYNIGKMAATFNTFGTVGDNVKGLRIILDANKMQDYPKLYNWYMNIEKVPHTDAIFDLIKAGDSVYSWEYVDVEVPPKNKKDVKLCEVCKESFISYNGSPICETCAKKKN